The window GCCCTGATACTGAAATGGTACCTTGAACATGTTTGCATAATCAGCCAACCGCTTACCTGTCTCTTCGATCATTTCGCAGGGGCGCAAACTTTGCTGGGGAGTGTCTATACCTGTGATCCGAAGCTTAGGGGCTCCCTCTTCTTGCTGTGCAAATCTCTGAATCATTAATGGCCACTGAAAGCCAAAGCCGATGCCGAAATCGACGATGTGCACCCTTGGTTGCCTTTGTGAGACATCAAAAATAGTTTGGTTGGCAAAGTAGTATGACGCCCTTTTGAAAGGGCAAGCTGCAAGAAAAAGGCTGTAAGCCTCTAACCAGTCTGTGGTATTTGTTCGCCTCTCCATGAGGTTGTGATAAATCTGGCTCCCGCTCCCAACCAAGCGTGCCTCAAGGCCGTCCACCAAATAAAATGCCAGCCTCTGAGTACAATCACCATCTGCAGAAGAGTGTTGTCTTATCTTCAATAGCAGTTCACTGGCCAATAGGTGGTGGTCTTCTGCCACAGCTTGTGCACAATGGATGAGGAGAGTCCTGAGATCAACCAACTCTTTCCTTGGCCGCTTCCTAGCCCATAGCTTCTGATGGGCACGCCCTTTGCTCCGGCCTTTCAGCAAGTTATTGTTTCCTTCCCCTTCCATCCTTTCTCGCAGTCTTTTTATTTGGTCGGAACGACCATAGCATAGCAGAACTCGGTCGAAATTTTCATTTCGAATTATTGCACAAGTGGTGATGGCATGATGTTTATTGCTCCTTCCTTGAAAGATATCCCAGTCCCTTTGGTCTGCCACCTCAAAGGTCGTGTTTGTGCTCCTCTCTCCTACTTTTGCATTTGCGGTCAGTTTGGAAATAGAAAGTATGCCATTCTCTACATATATCACCAGCTTATCAATACTTGAAGCAAATATCTTTTCCTCCTCGACACCTCTCTGACAATGCAAGGCAGGGAAGCCAGATCCGGAAGTCCATCCAACACTCATCAATGGCTGGTTTGGTAGAAAAAGACTCCTATTGCAGATATATGGACTCATTGGGGTTGTTAAGGGCTGTACCAAGCTGTAACTTGAACAGTCATTACTGAAGCTAGTGCTCCCGAGCCTCTTGTAACAGCTGATCCCACTCTTATCGGGGTTGTCTGTTTCGTTGTTGCTATGCAGTGGTGGCCAGTTAGTAGCCGGCGTGTATACCTGTCCAAGAATGTCACGGAACGGCTTCTCAGCAACCTGGAGAGcaacctcctcttggcatatgtCAACCCTCTCGTCAATGTCTTCCATCAGCATCTGGCTTATGCAGTGAATAGCATAGTTTGATGTAATCCGGCGGTGCTCAGGGCTACCCTCTGCAGCAATCTGAACTTGGTTTTGTCCAAGGCtggtgactccaccatatgtgctTGCTTGGTTGGCTGGGGAAAGAACTGTGGAGTGTGGACCACTCAGCTCGTAGTTGTACACAGTGAGTTGCTGCTGAGAAGTGGAATCACAGTCGTATGGTTGGTCGGTTGCTGCA is drawn from Aegilops tauschii subsp. strangulata cultivar AL8/78 chromosome 1, Aet v6.0, whole genome shotgun sequence and contains these coding sequences:
- the LOC109784111 gene encoding scarecrow-like protein 34, whose translation is MAIEPLRDNLDTVAATDQPYDCDSTSQQQLTVYNYELSGPHSTVLSPANQASTYGGVTSLGQNQVQIAAEGSPEHRRITSNYAIHCISQMLMEDIDERVDICQEEVALQVAEKPFRDILGQVYTPATNWPPLHSNNETDNPDKSGISCYKRLGSTSFSNDCSSYSLVQPLTTPMSPYICNRSLFLPNQPLMSVGWTSGSGFPALHCQRGVEEEKIFASSIDKLVIYVENGILSISKLTANAKVGERSTNTTFEVADQRDWDIFQGRSNKHHAITTCAIIRNENFDRVLLCYGRSDQIKRLRERMEGEGNNNLLKGRSKGRAHQKLWARKRPRKELVDLRTLLIHCAQAVAEDHHLLASELLLKIRQHSSADGDCTQRLAFYLVDGLEARLVGSGSQIYHNLMERRTNTTDWLEAYSLFLAACPFKRASYYFANQTIFDVSQRQPRVHIVDFGIGFGFQWPLMIQRFAQQEEGAPKLRITGIDTPQQSLRPCEMIEETGKRLADYANMFKVPFQYQGIAASRWETIKIEDLNITEDEVLIINCIFRMKNLGHETEAINGARNELLKTMRQMNPKVFISGNVDGFHSSPFFIQRFKEVMLHYSSMFDMLDANVPRENEARKMIERILFRRDALNIIACEDAERTERPESYRQWQARFLKAGFEQLPVDPAILKKIVHMKNSLYHEEFFAVEDRGWLLQGWKGRVLYAISKWKPNEIYDDQYDPSGFSSVRTCVGNFPPRYLLA